The Rhodopseudomonas palustris genome window below encodes:
- a CDS encoding sigma-70 family RNA polymerase sigma factor, translated as MQNVIAINDAGRLGIVAAQATTDEMLLAGIADGDRTAMHTLYSRHNVRVYRFILRMVRDGATAEDLVSQVFLDVWRTARQFEGRAQVSTWLLSIARFKALTALRQRQHEDIDQDDVLEIPDGADTPEAALDRSRTSDILRTCIAKLSPAHREIIHLVYYHEKTVEEVGRLVGIPQSTVKTRMFYARKQLAQLLKSHGVETMAA; from the coding sequence ATGCAAAACGTCATTGCCATCAACGATGCGGGCCGGCTGGGCATTGTTGCCGCACAGGCCACGACCGACGAAATGCTGCTGGCCGGCATCGCCGATGGCGACCGGACGGCGATGCATACGCTTTATTCCCGTCACAACGTGCGGGTCTATCGTTTCATCCTGCGCATGGTGCGTGACGGCGCGACGGCGGAAGATCTGGTCAGCCAGGTGTTTCTCGACGTCTGGCGCACCGCCCGGCAGTTCGAAGGCCGCGCCCAGGTCTCGACCTGGCTGCTGTCGATCGCCCGCTTCAAGGCGCTCACCGCGCTTCGCCAGCGCCAGCATGAAGACATCGATCAGGACGACGTGCTGGAGATTCCCGACGGCGCCGATACGCCCGAAGCCGCGCTCGACCGCAGCCGCACCAGCGACATTCTCCGCACCTGCATCGCCAAGCTGTCGCCGGCGCATCGCGAGATCATCCACCTCGTTTACTACCACGAAAAAACGGTCGAAGAGGTCGGACGCCTCGTCGGCATCCCGCAGAGCACGGTGAAGACGCGGATGTTCTACGCCCGCAAACAGCTCGCCCAGTTGCTGAAGAGCCACGGCGTCGAAACCATGGCCGCCTGA